The Kineothrix sp. MB12-C1 genome includes a window with the following:
- a CDS encoding zinc ribbon domain-containing protein, with amino-acid sequence MDFFEKVGATIVTAGKDVTDKAKDLAEIANLRSQINACEEVIKKNYMEIGRLYYEQFKEAEYNDFVEQCSAITNAKSGVEALEEKIRDIKGV; translated from the coding sequence ATGGATTTTTTTGAAAAGGTAGGAGCTACAATCGTAACAGCAGGGAAGGACGTAACGGATAAAGCAAAGGATTTGGCTGAAATAGCTAATCTGAGGAGTCAGATCAATGCTTGTGAAGAGGTAATTAAGAAAAACTACATGGAAATCGGAAGACTTTATTACGAGCAGTTCAAAGAGGCAGAATATAATGACTTCGTAGAGCAATGCAGTGCAATTACTAATGCAAAAAGCGGTGTGGAAGCATTAGAAGAGAAAATCCGTGATATTAAAGGCGTGTAG
- a CDS encoding gamma carbonic anhydrase family protein has protein sequence MEEGKIHSSAFIAQGAIVLGDVRVGEECSIWFHATVRADRDEIIIGNRSNIQDNAVVHVETDFPVYIGENVTVGHSAIVHGSTIGDNTLVGMGAIILNGAKVGKNCIIGAGALVPQNMVIPDDSLVIGCPGKILRKVTEEERRASLHNAMEYAREGQNYKT, from the coding sequence ATGGAAGAAGGGAAGATTCATAGTAGTGCATTTATTGCACAGGGAGCAATCGTACTGGGCGATGTTAGAGTAGGAGAAGAATGCAGTATATGGTTTCATGCTACCGTAAGGGCTGACAGAGATGAGATTATCATTGGCAATAGAAGCAATATTCAAGACAATGCAGTGGTGCATGTGGAGACTGACTTTCCGGTGTATATCGGTGAGAATGTAACTGTTGGGCATAGCGCCATCGTTCATGGAAGTACAATCGGGGATAATACGCTGGTAGGTATGGGAGCTATTATTCTGAATGGAGCAAAAGTAGGGAAAAACTGTATTATAGGTGCAGGAGCATTAGTGCCTCAGAATATGGTAATTCCTGACGATTCCCTCGTTATAGGCTGTCCGGGTAAAATACTTCGCAAGGTGACGGAAGAAGAGAGGCGGGCTAGCTTACATAATGCCATGGAGTACGCAAGGGAAGGACAGAACTATAAAACATAA
- a CDS encoding MATE family efflux transporter: MKKYNMLTDAPGKSLFFFALPLIIGNLFQQFYNMADSIIVGRFVGEEALAAVGASYSLTTVFIMIAIGGGIGASVVTSQYLGAGLHDKMKISVYTALISFAVLSIVMGVFGFVMCENILLALRTPENILADAILYLRIYFVGLPFLFMYNILSALFNSLGDSKTPLYLLIFSSILNVVLDLYMVLSLHMGVAGVAVATVIAQGISALLSFSILTRRLRQYGGQEDKFVAFRGDMLGKMLRIALPSMIQQSIVSIGMLVVQSVVNGFGSSVLAGYTSGIRIESICIVSMIAMGNAVSTFTAQNMGAERADRVRQGYRSAYVLIFAFAVITFLILTIFHGQLISAFIDSESGGEAFAVGNAYITFIRFFFVFIGLKSITDGVLRGAGDVAVFTIANLINLGIRVFISFQFAGIWGIEAVWYAVPMGWVANYIISFLWMLTGKWSKKKIVSS; this comes from the coding sequence ATGAAGAAGTACAACATGCTTACGGATGCGCCGGGAAAGTCACTGTTTTTCTTTGCGCTTCCGCTTATAATCGGGAACTTGTTCCAACAGTTTTATAATATGGCAGACTCAATAATCGTAGGGCGATTTGTAGGAGAAGAGGCGTTGGCAGCGGTAGGAGCATCTTATTCTCTGACGACAGTTTTTATTATGATTGCCATAGGAGGAGGAATCGGGGCATCGGTAGTAACTTCCCAGTATTTGGGTGCAGGACTCCATGATAAAATGAAAATATCAGTATATACGGCACTGATTAGCTTTGCAGTTCTTAGCATTGTCATGGGAGTATTCGGTTTCGTTATGTGCGAAAATATATTGTTGGCACTTCGGACACCGGAAAATATCTTAGCAGATGCAATCTTATATTTAAGGATTTATTTTGTAGGACTTCCATTCTTATTTATGTATAATATTTTATCCGCTTTGTTTAATTCCTTAGGGGATTCTAAGACACCTCTTTATCTTCTTATTTTTTCCTCTATATTAAATGTTGTGTTGGATTTATATATGGTGCTTTCGTTACATATGGGAGTAGCGGGAGTGGCGGTTGCAACAGTAATTGCGCAGGGGATTTCAGCGCTTCTTTCCTTCTCTATACTAACAAGGCGCTTGAGGCAGTATGGAGGGCAGGAAGATAAATTTGTAGCCTTCCGTGGGGACATGCTCGGGAAAATGTTAAGGATTGCGCTTCCGTCTATGATCCAGCAATCCATTGTATCTATTGGAATGTTAGTTGTGCAGTCCGTAGTGAATGGCTTCGGATCCTCAGTTCTGGCCGGATACACTTCGGGAATCCGTATCGAGTCTATTTGTATTGTATCGATGATTGCGATGGGGAATGCTGTTTCCACTTTTACCGCACAGAATATGGGCGCTGAAAGGGCAGATAGAGTGAGGCAAGGATATCGGAGTGCCTATGTTTTAATCTTTGCTTTTGCCGTGATTACATTTCTTATATTAACTATTTTCCATGGGCAACTAATTTCTGCGTTTATCGATAGTGAAAGCGGAGGAGAAGCTTTTGCGGTCGGAAATGCTTATATTACATTTATTCGCTTTTTCTTCGTGTTTATCGGACTGAAATCAATTACGGATGGGGTTCTCAGGGGAGCGGGTGATGTGGCAGTATTTACGATAGCTAATTTGATAAATCTGGGGATTCGTGTGTTTATATCGTTTCAGTTTGCCGGTATATGGGGAATCGAAGCGGTTTGGTATGCGGTACCGATGGGATGGGTAGCCAATTATATCATATCCTTTTTATGGATGTTGACAGGAAAATGGTCCAAGAAGAAGATTGTTTCTTCCTGA
- a CDS encoding MFS transporter gives MKNKIPFYEKLAFAVGDGGCNFIWTTIGSFLTLYYTDNVGISAAVIGTIMLLSRLVDGFSDLGMGVIIDRTHTRLGKARPWILWSAVPMGVGLVLLFSVPDSFSSGAKIAYAAISYTIMAAVIYTASNLAYNTLLSLEAPDPKDRVTMSSMRFFCTMSVVLIINYNTMKLVNKFGWTGMAIIFGIIAIVLLLITFFFTKERNFVDVQEKKEEKEKVSVIHSFKILFKNKYFVLITLIFIINYTALGINNGIRIYFARDVLGNAALMGTLTLCFILPKMIGNLLYPQISKMLGKWKSLVIGYVLEMFGVGMMMVMPASLPGTITGLVLLGIGGIPHTAGLFAMVADIVDYGEWKTGVRIDGLTYSATSFGMKVGSGFGAAVVGWGLAWGHYNGVLASQTTETVNAIKMLFTAVPFVLFAVGLIILLFANIDKIYPQISKDLAERRLAR, from the coding sequence ATGAAAAATAAGATACCATTTTATGAGAAACTTGCTTTTGCAGTCGGTGATGGGGGATGTAACTTTATATGGACGACAATTGGTTCTTTCTTAACATTGTATTATACGGATAATGTTGGTATTAGTGCGGCAGTAATAGGTACTATTATGCTGTTGTCAAGACTTGTGGATGGATTTTCGGATTTAGGAATGGGTGTGATTATTGACAGGACTCATACCCGCTTAGGTAAAGCGAGACCATGGATTCTCTGGTCTGCAGTTCCTATGGGAGTTGGTCTTGTATTGCTGTTTAGCGTGCCGGATTCTTTTAGCAGTGGTGCCAAAATAGCATATGCCGCTATTTCCTATACTATTATGGCAGCAGTTATTTATACCGCAAGTAACCTTGCTTATAATACATTGTTGTCTTTAGAAGCTCCGGACCCCAAGGATCGTGTTACTATGAGCTCTATGAGATTCTTCTGTACAATGAGTGTTGTTTTAATTATCAACTACAATACCATGAAACTAGTTAACAAATTTGGCTGGACCGGAATGGCGATTATTTTTGGTATAATTGCAATCGTACTGTTGCTGATTACTTTCTTCTTTACGAAGGAACGCAACTTTGTTGATGTGCAAGAAAAGAAGGAAGAAAAGGAAAAAGTATCTGTAATTCATTCCTTTAAGATACTATTTAAGAATAAATACTTCGTTTTAATTACTTTGATTTTCATTATAAATTATACAGCACTTGGTATTAATAATGGCATTCGTATCTACTTTGCAAGGGATGTATTGGGAAATGCGGCATTAATGGGAACTTTGACATTATGCTTTATTTTACCTAAGATGATTGGTAATCTTCTTTATCCTCAAATTTCCAAGATGCTTGGAAAATGGAAGAGCCTTGTAATAGGTTATGTATTAGAAATGTTTGGGGTTGGTATGATGATGGTAATGCCGGCTTCATTGCCTGGAACCATTACGGGACTTGTATTATTGGGTATCGGTGGTATTCCTCATACGGCAGGACTGTTTGCGATGGTTGCGGATATTGTAGATTATGGAGAGTGGAAGACCGGAGTACGTATTGATGGGCTTACTTATTCAGCGACGAGCTTTGGAATGAAAGTTGGCTCAGGATTTGGCGCAGCTGTTGTTGGCTGGGGACTTGCGTGGGGGCATTATAATGGTGTGCTCGCATCTCAGACAACAGAAACCGTTAATGCTATTAAGATGTTATTTACAGCAGTTCCGTTCGTATTATTTGCAGTTGGACTTATTATTTTGCTATTTGCTAATATTGATAAGATTTACCCTCAAATTTCAAAAGACTTAGCGGAAAGAAGATTAGCGAGATAA
- a CDS encoding beta-glucosidase — MMKYSKEKRMLFTDKAKSIVDTLSLEEKVSLMSGSMTFEEVRGAIRKLTKEHYNQFPYPAGGIPEKGISPMLFCDGPRGVVCGNGKSTCFPVSMLRGATFDTELEEEIGEAIAREVLAFGGNLFAGVCINLPYNPGWGRSQETYGEDSFELGEMGAALVKGVQKHGVMACLKHFAFNQMENARFKVNIDCSKRTEREVFLPHFKKCIDAGAGSVMSAYNLYKGTMCGHNNYLLNQVLKEEWGFDGFIMSDFVWGVKDTVEAVNGGQNMEMCVTKFFGEKLINAVKEGLVDEGKIDDAALRIIRTILAFTEDKERVKMDVVGCKDHIQLALQSAREGITLIKNQNHVLPLDKKTTRQVVVFGKLAQDEATGDKGSSQVFPPYVVTPLQGIVKASSNTEVIYYEGEDLNHCKKLAESADAVIFVVGYDFNDEGEFVAPNKEDVYTGAIGGDRRTGLGLHKEDIELLKHIGPVNNNSIAVLIGGSTILISEWKDCVSSIVMAYYPGMEGGTALGEIIYGDVNPSGKLPFVIPKKESDLPQVDWDAEYQYYEYFHGYRKLEKEGVEPEVPFGFGLSYTSFTKDKMKAWVADDVLYACCELKNTGDCEGDEVLQLYVGFEHSKVERPFKTLKGFKRVHLQQSEKRQVIISCPVSELSWFNEEKNAFEIEHMEYEVYLGTSSATKDLLKTTITI, encoded by the coding sequence ATGATGAAATACAGCAAGGAAAAGAGGATGTTATTTACCGATAAGGCGAAAAGTATTGTAGATACTTTGTCGTTGGAGGAAAAGGTATCCTTGATGAGTGGGAGCATGACCTTTGAAGAGGTGCGTGGCGCAATACGGAAATTGACGAAAGAACATTATAATCAGTTTCCGTATCCGGCGGGTGGAATACCGGAAAAGGGGATTTCCCCCATGCTTTTTTGTGATGGTCCCAGAGGAGTTGTTTGCGGAAATGGAAAAAGTACATGCTTTCCTGTTTCCATGCTTCGGGGTGCAACCTTTGATACGGAGCTGGAAGAAGAGATAGGAGAAGCAATAGCCAGAGAAGTACTTGCATTTGGTGGAAATCTTTTTGCAGGTGTATGCATCAATCTGCCCTATAACCCTGGTTGGGGCAGAAGTCAGGAAACCTATGGAGAAGATTCCTTTGAATTAGGAGAGATGGGAGCAGCTTTGGTAAAAGGAGTGCAAAAACATGGTGTTATGGCCTGCTTGAAGCACTTCGCCTTTAATCAGATGGAAAATGCAAGATTTAAGGTGAATATTGACTGTAGTAAAAGGACAGAAAGAGAAGTGTTTCTTCCTCATTTTAAAAAGTGTATTGATGCCGGAGCGGGCTCTGTTATGAGTGCTTATAATCTCTACAAAGGAACGATGTGTGGTCATAATAATTATCTGTTAAATCAGGTTTTAAAAGAAGAATGGGGATTTGATGGATTTATTATGAGCGACTTTGTATGGGGTGTGAAAGATACAGTAGAGGCAGTAAATGGTGGTCAGAACATGGAGATGTGCGTGACCAAGTTTTTTGGCGAAAAGCTTATAAATGCGGTGAAGGAAGGTCTGGTAGATGAAGGTAAAATTGATGATGCGGCCCTTCGGATTATACGAACAATATTAGCTTTTACAGAAGATAAAGAAAGAGTAAAGATGGATGTGGTGGGATGTAAAGACCATATACAGTTAGCATTGCAATCTGCGAGAGAAGGTATTACTTTGATTAAAAATCAAAATCATGTATTACCGCTGGATAAGAAAACAACCAGACAAGTTGTTGTTTTTGGCAAACTGGCCCAGGATGAAGCGACTGGTGATAAGGGATCAAGTCAGGTTTTCCCGCCTTATGTAGTTACCCCTTTACAGGGAATAGTAAAGGCATCTTCCAACACAGAGGTAATTTATTACGAAGGGGAGGATTTGAATCATTGCAAAAAGCTGGCTGAATCTGCAGATGCAGTAATCTTTGTTGTAGGATATGATTTCAATGACGAGGGTGAGTTTGTTGCTCCGAATAAGGAAGATGTCTATACAGGTGCTATTGGCGGGGATCGAAGAACTGGTCTCGGACTTCACAAAGAAGATATAGAGTTACTGAAACATATAGGACCTGTAAATAATAACTCAATTGCTGTTTTAATTGGCGGAAGTACTATTTTGATAAGTGAGTGGAAAGACTGTGTGAGCTCTATTGTAATGGCCTACTATCCGGGGATGGAAGGTGGAACAGCACTGGGAGAAATTATTTATGGAGATGTCAACCCAAGCGGGAAACTTCCTTTCGTAATTCCCAAAAAGGAAAGTGATTTGCCTCAGGTGGACTGGGATGCAGAGTATCAGTATTATGAGTATTTTCATGGATACCGAAAGCTTGAAAAGGAGGGAGTGGAACCGGAAGTACCATTTGGATTTGGTTTATCTTATACATCTTTTACTAAAGATAAGATGAAAGCATGGGTAGCAGATGATGTACTTTATGCGTGCTGTGAACTGAAAAATACCGGGGATTGTGAAGGAGATGAAGTATTGCAGCTGTATGTGGGATTTGAGCATTCTAAGGTTGAAAGACCTTTTAAAACCTTAAAAGGTTTTAAAAGAGTGCATTTGCAGCAAAGCGAAAAGCGTCAGGTTATTATATCCTGCCCTGTTTCAGAACTTTCCTGGTTTAATGAGGAGAAAAATGCATTTGAAATAGAACATATGGAGTATGAGGTGTATTTGGGTACAAGTAGTGCAACAAAGGATTTGTTGAAGACAACGATTACAATCTAG
- a CDS encoding AraC family transcriptional regulator, giving the protein MSSYIFETVEFKNQYPVNAFAASIQSSSFHWHYEYELIVVLKGSIIVSVSPKPIDMHQGDIILVNSKTVHEIKSEDQNICMILQLDPGLFKKENSDNAYYRFYLNSVVNEESAKKEYSYFVKKVAGIVLPVLQQDRKACYRLRAKVYDLIADLFEYVQYDMHLKTEQSDSNAATLMKIIDYLKDNLSEEDVMGSLYKEIGMGEKTVYRYLKEHAGFSLKEMLDTLRVNEAKRLLKNTEKSIGCIIDECGFGSENTFYRIFKKSAGLTPNEYRQRKIDIEGSPKLRGYLDFEQGEAKRILLEILEDKG; this is encoded by the coding sequence ATGAGCTCATATATTTTTGAAACAGTTGAATTTAAAAATCAATATCCAGTTAATGCTTTTGCTGCTTCTATTCAAAGCAGTAGCTTTCATTGGCACTATGAATATGAACTAATTGTAGTGTTGAAAGGTAGCATTATAGTAAGTGTTAGTCCCAAGCCGATCGATATGCACCAAGGAGATATTATTCTGGTGAATTCTAAAACTGTACATGAAATAAAAAGTGAAGATCAAAATATTTGTATGATTTTACAATTGGATCCGGGACTTTTTAAAAAAGAAAATAGTGACAATGCTTATTATCGCTTTTATCTAAACAGTGTTGTGAATGAAGAATCGGCAAAAAAGGAGTATAGCTATTTTGTGAAGAAAGTTGCTGGAATCGTATTACCTGTATTGCAGCAGGACAGGAAGGCTTGCTACCGTTTGAGGGCCAAGGTTTATGATTTGATTGCAGATTTATTTGAATATGTGCAGTATGATATGCATTTGAAGACAGAGCAGTCTGACAGCAATGCGGCCACGCTGATGAAAATTATCGATTATTTGAAAGATAATCTGTCAGAAGAAGACGTTATGGGCAGCCTTTATAAAGAGATTGGTATGGGAGAGAAGACAGTATATCGATATTTAAAAGAACATGCCGGATTTTCTTTAAAAGAAATGCTTGATACGTTACGAGTGAATGAAGCTAAACGGCTACTGAAAAATACAGAGAAGAGTATCGGATGCATTATTGATGAATGTGGATTTGGTTCAGAAAATACTTTTTATCGTATTTTTAAAAAGAGTGCAGGATTAACACCCAATGAATATCGTCAACGAAAAATAGACATAGAAGGAAGCCCTAAGCTAAGAGGGTACCTTGATTTTGAACAAGGTGAAGCAAAACGAATCTTACTGGAAATATTGGAGGATAAAGGATGA
- a CDS encoding type II toxin-antitoxin system Phd/YefM family antitoxin, whose translation MLLKYYTNLRDNMKSYMDKVTDDYETMIVTRKNNKNVVMLSEESYNNLMENIYVMGNKTNYDWLMESKSQLENGTISTHKLVEVEVDE comes from the coding sequence ATATTGTTAAAATATTATACCAATCTTCGTGATAATATGAAGTCATATATGGATAAAGTAACAGATGATTATGAAACAATGATTGTTACCAGAAAAAATAATAAGAACGTTGTAATGTTATCAGAAGAGTCCTATAATAATCTCATGGAAAACATTTACGTAATGGGAAATAAAACTAACTATGATTGGTTAATGGAATCGAAGTCACAGTTGGAGAATGGAACTATTTCTACGCATAAACTCGTTGAGGTAGAGGTTGATGAATAA
- a CDS encoding DUF4491 family protein codes for MHISGLIIGALSFIIIGLFHPIVIKCEYYFTWRIWPVFLIGGLVSCAASLFVSHTIVSGGLAVLGFTMLWSIHELKEQAERVSKGWFPANPRLKEDKNVTINEE; via the coding sequence ATGCATATATCAGGTTTAATTATCGGAGCACTATCTTTTATTATTATAGGTCTGTTTCATCCTATTGTTATTAAGTGTGAATACTATTTCACATGGAGGATTTGGCCTGTATTCTTAATTGGCGGCCTTGTGAGCTGCGCAGCTTCTCTATTTGTCTCACATACGATTGTATCCGGAGGTCTCGCAGTCTTAGGGTTTACTATGCTGTGGTCCATTCATGAGCTGAAGGAACAGGCGGAGCGCGTGAGTAAAGGTTGGTTTCCTGCGAATCCGCGTCTTAAGGAAGATAAGAATGTAACAATAAATGAAGAGTAA
- a CDS encoding histidine kinase N-terminal 7TM domain-containing diguanylate cyclase: MNVFVWFMLTATLGSVLLLIYAVANHNSERSFFLIFATICTFLYVFGYLLEIISPTLEAAFMGVRVQKMGTPFLVILNYLFIRDVYGEKRFSLRRHCLIFALPIFNLFTIQAFPLVRLHYTHIEYFWNGQLANCHGYAGPMSYLATAYSFLFVFLNILRILKNLRIGSQLQKRQSLSLLASILMPLVVNIYHTFSYNHLRIDLNPFAVSLSMALLLYSVRKQNLLNVVPLARAQVIESMGDAFIVYGKDFGFLDANKAAKNLFPELASLLPGEIIKDPQWLKNEGELYLPIDGEMRFYRVTQTHIVQNNKKNATCIVFHDITDKENELKSLYSKATFDPLMHIYNRATFFDLANFKLSSKKAKSYPYALLMIDLDHFKLVNDTYGHSCGDMVLQDIAAIIKGYFRQNDMVGRYGGEEIVVMLENLPVEKVLDIVERLRMDIENTIILYQGHEIRVTISIGIAYSQAGSAYSLDEMLSQADSALYKAKDNGRNCSRLCEER, encoded by the coding sequence GTGAATGTATTTGTTTGGTTCATGCTTACAGCAACATTAGGTTCCGTCCTGTTGTTAATATATGCGGTTGCGAACCACAATTCGGAACGATCATTTTTCTTAATTTTCGCCACCATCTGTACTTTCCTGTATGTATTTGGTTACTTGTTGGAAATTATTTCTCCTACGTTAGAAGCTGCATTCATGGGAGTGCGGGTACAAAAGATGGGAACCCCGTTCCTTGTAATTCTAAACTATCTTTTCATACGGGATGTTTATGGGGAAAAGCGCTTTAGTCTTCGCAGGCATTGTCTGATTTTTGCATTACCTATATTTAATTTGTTCACCATTCAGGCATTTCCGTTAGTGCGTTTACATTATACACATATCGAATATTTCTGGAATGGGCAGCTTGCTAATTGTCATGGATATGCGGGCCCGATGAGCTATCTTGCCACTGCATATAGTTTTCTGTTCGTATTTTTAAATATCCTGCGTATTCTAAAGAACCTAAGAATAGGAAGCCAATTGCAGAAACGGCAGAGCCTTAGCTTGCTGGCATCTATTTTGATGCCCCTTGTGGTTAATATTTATCATACTTTTTCCTATAATCATCTTCGCATCGATCTGAATCCTTTTGCAGTCTCTCTTTCTATGGCACTGCTCCTATATTCTGTTCGGAAGCAGAATTTACTTAATGTTGTACCGTTAGCCCGGGCACAAGTGATTGAATCGATGGGAGATGCCTTTATCGTTTACGGCAAGGATTTCGGTTTTTTGGATGCGAATAAGGCAGCCAAGAATCTGTTTCCCGAGTTAGCCTCCTTGCTTCCCGGCGAGATCATAAAGGACCCTCAGTGGCTTAAAAACGAAGGTGAGCTATATCTCCCCATAGATGGTGAGATGCGGTTTTATAGGGTGACACAGACTCACATCGTGCAAAATAATAAGAAAAATGCTACCTGTATTGTATTCCATGATATTACCGATAAAGAAAACGAACTGAAAAGCTTATATAGCAAAGCAACTTTTGATCCTTTAATGCATATTTATAATAGGGCTACTTTCTTCGATCTTGCGAATTTTAAGCTAAGTTCGAAGAAAGCTAAAAGCTATCCATATGCCTTACTAATGATTGATTTGGACCATTTTAAACTAGTGAACGACACCTACGGACATTCTTGTGGAGATATGGTGCTGCAGGACATAGCAGCTATTATAAAAGGCTATTTTCGCCAGAATGATATGGTAGGGCGTTACGGCGGTGAGGAAATTGTGGTTATGTTGGAGAATCTCCCGGTAGAGAAGGTGCTCGACATAGTGGAAAGACTTCGGATGGATATTGAGAATACAATAATTCTTTACCAAGGACATGAAATAAGAGTTACAATTAGTATCGGAATAGCATATTCTCAAGCAGGAAGCGCATATTCCTTGGATGAGATGTTATCCCAGGCGGATTCGGCCTTGTATAAAGCAAAAGACAACGGACGCAATTGTTCCCGGCTTTGCGAAGAGCGGTGA